A genome region from Spirochaetota bacterium includes the following:
- the rplX gene encoding 50S ribosomal protein L24 yields MVRTRLKKDDMVMVTTGADKGKRGKVLFVDRKRGRVIIEGVNLRKKFVRPSQENPKGGQIELPYPIHISNVMIFCEKCKKAVRVGIKIDGSEKYRVCKKCGKRIG; encoded by the coding sequence ATGGTGAGAACTCGATTAAAAAAAGATGATATGGTGATGGTTACAACAGGCGCTGACAAAGGCAAACGGGGTAAAGTACTGTTTGTTGATAGGAAGCGCGGCAGGGTAATTATTGAAGGAGTAAATTTAAGGAAAAAATTTGTGAGGCCTTCACAGGAAAATCCTAAAGGTGGGCAGATAGAGTTGCCCTATCCAATACATATTTCAAATGTGATGATTTTTTGCGAAAAGTGTAAAAAAGCTGTGAGGGTTGGTATTAAAATAGATGGTAGTGAAAAATATCGCGTATGCAAAAAATGTGGTAAACGAATTGGTTAG
- a CDS encoding type Z 30S ribosomal protein S14, with the protein MASERMFAKARREPKFKVRQRNRCKVCGRPRGYYRRFELCRVCLRKLAGEGLIPGVKKSSW; encoded by the coding sequence GTGGCTAGCGAAAGAATGTTTGCAAAGGCCAGAAGAGAGCCTAAGTTTAAAGTTCGTCAAAGAAATCGATGTAAGGTATGTGGTAGGCCGCGAGGCTACTACAGGCGGTTTGAGCTTTGCAGGGTTTGTTTACGGAAATTAGCCGGTGAAGGCTTAATCCCGGGTGTCAAAAAATCATCCTGGTAA
- the rplF gene encoding 50S ribosomal protein L6 has product MSRIGKKPIVIPNGVSVDVSGNVITVKGPLGTLQRELQNSINVAIENNMINITKKDPQSKDKKVNALWGLTRALINNMVIGVSAGFEKNLEIVGVGYRATQKSNDVEFQLGYSHSILFSPPAGTKVEVVEPTKLRVKGIDKQLVGQVAANIRKLRPPEPYKGKGIRYKDEQIRRKAGKTGK; this is encoded by the coding sequence ATGTCTAGAATAGGGAAAAAACCAATAGTGATACCAAATGGTGTATCAGTTGATGTGAGTGGTAACGTGATAACTGTTAAAGGTCCTTTGGGGACACTGCAACGTGAATTGCAAAATTCTATTAATGTGGCTATCGAAAATAATATGATTAATATAACGAAAAAAGACCCACAGTCAAAAGACAAGAAAGTAAATGCATTATGGGGATTGACCAGAGCATTGATAAATAATATGGTTATTGGCGTGTCTGCTGGGTTTGAAAAAAATCTAGAGATAGTTGGTGTTGGATACAGGGCAACTCAGAAAAGCAACGATGTAGAATTTCAGCTAGGATATTCTCACAGCATATTGTTTTCGCCACCTGCAGGAACTAAAGTAGAAGTTGTTGAACCAACAAAGCTAAGGGTTAAAGGCATTGATAAGCAACTGGTTGGACAAGTAGCAGCCAATATCAGGAAATTACGTCCACCTGAACCATATAAGGGTAAGGGCATTCGCTATAAGGATGAACAGATTAGAAGAAAAGCTGGTAAGACTGGTAAGTAA
- the rplO gene encoding 50S ribosomal protein L15, with protein MQYTLKKPEYIKKKKRVGCGPGSGHGKTSCRGHKGQKARSGAHFKPGFEGGQMPLQRRIPKRGFNNTKFKEEMQIINIKDIAKLGVQEITPEILYQKGLIKSQLLPVKLLANGEITSAVRVTVDAVSSSAKDKITKAGGSVVLR; from the coding sequence ATGCAATATACATTGAAAAAACCTGAATATATAAAGAAGAAAAAACGTGTTGGGTGTGGCCCGGGAAGTGGGCATGGAAAAACAAGCTGTAGAGGGCATAAAGGCCAAAAAGCACGATCAGGTGCTCATTTTAAACCAGGCTTTGAAGGCGGGCAGATGCCATTGCAGCGAAGAATTCCAAAACGCGGATTCAACAACACTAAATTCAAAGAAGAAATGCAGATAATCAATATTAAGGATATAGCTAAGTTAGGAGTTCAGGAGATAACTCCTGAAATATTATACCAGAAAGGATTGATTAAATCGCAACTATTACCGGTTAAACTCCTTGCAAATGGTGAGATTACCTCTGCCGTTAGGGTTACTGTAGATGCAGTATCATCATCTGCAAAGGATAAAATAACAAAGGCAGGTGGTAGTGTTGTGTTACGATAA
- the rpsE gene encoding 30S ribosomal protein S5 produces MKILKKRVKPEGLELSEKIIIINRVAKVVKGGRRFSFNAMSVVGDNKGHVGIGFGKANEVPDAIRKSVEDAKKNLYKININKNTIPHEVIGKFKSTRVILKPAAPGTGLIAGDSVRAVVEKAGIVDILSKTLGSRNPVNVTKATINGLLQLRSLKEAADMREVPLPKLWQP; encoded by the coding sequence ATGAAGATTTTGAAAAAACGAGTAAAACCCGAAGGACTGGAGTTATCAGAGAAAATAATTATTATCAACCGTGTTGCAAAGGTTGTAAAAGGTGGGAGAAGGTTTTCATTTAATGCTATGTCTGTAGTTGGTGATAATAAAGGCCATGTTGGTATAGGTTTTGGAAAAGCCAATGAGGTGCCTGATGCAATTCGCAAAAGCGTTGAAGATGCCAAAAAGAATTTATATAAAATTAATATTAATAAAAATACTATACCTCATGAAGTGATTGGGAAATTTAAATCAACACGTGTTATATTGAAACCTGCTGCTCCTGGTACAGGTCTTATTGCGGGTGATTCGGTGAGGGCAGTTGTGGAAAAAGCAGGGATAGTAGATATTTTATCAAAGACTCTTGGGTCACGGAACCCTGTTAATGTAACAAAGGCAACGATAAATGGGCTGTTACAACTACGGAGCCTGAAAGAAGCAGCAGATATGCGCGAAGTTCCGCTACCAAAGTTATGGCAACCATAA
- the rpsQ gene encoding 30S ribosomal protein S17, with translation MEGKNRKQIVGKVVSNKMDKTIVVEIERMMMHPKYHKFVRKTKRVKSHDERNECSIGDVVLIEETRPLSKEKRYRLVKIVEKVK, from the coding sequence ATGGAAGGTAAAAACCGAAAACAGATCGTTGGTAAAGTTGTAAGCAATAAAATGGATAAGACGATAGTAGTTGAAATTGAGAGGATGATGATGCATCCAAAGTATCACAAGTTTGTTCGCAAGACTAAAAGAGTAAAAAGCCATGATGAACGAAATGAATGTTCAATTGGTGATGTTGTCCTTATTGAAGAAACACGACCATTATCAAAGGAAAAGCGTTACCGTTTAGTGAAGATAGTTGAAAAGGTAAAATAG
- the rplR gene encoding 50S ribosomal protein L18: MNRLKLKKVRYMRRRMRVKSKIKANTQRPRMCISRSNKNFYVQIIDDSKGHTLVSASTLEKDFHISKNRCNKAAARELGKIIAQRAVAKNIKQVVFDRNGYLYHGRIKEFADAARENGLEF; the protein is encoded by the coding sequence ATGAATAGATTGAAGTTGAAAAAAGTAAGATACATGCGCAGAAGAATGCGTGTGAAATCAAAGATAAAAGCTAATACACAGCGACCCCGTATGTGTATTTCCCGCAGTAATAAAAATTTTTATGTTCAGATTATTGATGACAGCAAAGGGCACACGCTGGTAAGTGCTTCAACGTTAGAAAAAGATTTTCATATAAGCAAAAACCGATGCAATAAAGCTGCAGCTAGAGAATTAGGGAAGATAATTGCCCAGAGAGCTGTCGCCAAGAATATAAAACAGGTGGTTTTTGACAGGAATGGATACCTTTATCATGGCAGGATAAAGGAATTTGCTGATGCAGCTCGTGAAAATGGATTAGAATTTTAG
- the rpmD gene encoding 50S ribosomal protein L30: MAKKLRVKQIRSYIGAKPKQRATLRALGLRRMNAERIHEDTPVIRGMLKVVKHMVEVSEINE, from the coding sequence ATGGCAAAGAAATTACGTGTGAAACAAATACGAAGTTATATAGGAGCAAAACCAAAGCAGAGAGCAACGTTACGTGCATTGGGATTGCGTAGAATGAATGCAGAAAGGATACATGAGGATACTCCAGTTATACGGGGTATGCTTAAGGTTGTGAAGCATATGGTTGAAGTTTCAGAAATCAACGAATAA
- the rpsH gene encoding 30S ribosomal protein S8 has product MSCISDPIADMLTRMRNAINAGHVKVDIPSSKMKLAIAKILKDEGFIKNYKLIDDNKQKILRIYLKYSADNQSAILKLRRISTPGRRVYIKAEDLKPVYNNMGIMILSTSKGIITNKAAKQLNIGGEALCEIL; this is encoded by the coding sequence ATGAGTTGTATTTCTGATCCAATTGCAGATATGTTGACCCGAATGCGAAATGCAATTAATGCAGGCCATGTCAAAGTTGATATACCCTCATCAAAGATGAAGTTGGCAATTGCAAAAATTTTAAAAGATGAAGGTTTTATAAAAAATTATAAACTTATTGATGATAACAAGCAAAAAATATTGCGAATTTATCTTAAATATAGTGCTGATAATCAATCGGCTATTCTTAAGTTAAGACGTATTAGCACTCCAGGTAGAAGAGTGTATATTAAAGCTGAGGATTTAAAGCCGGTATACAATAATATGGGTATAATGATTCTTTCTACATCAAAAGGTATTATTACTAACAAAGCCGCCAAACAGCTTAATATTGGCGGAGAAGCGTTATGTGAGATTCTATAA
- the rplE gene encoding 50S ribosomal protein L5 has product MAARLRIIYEKEIKKRLMDKFKYSSVMQIPKIEKIVLNVGEGEAHSNPNLLKSIIEELSLITGQRAVKTVARKSIAAFKIREGYDVGARVTLRGDKMYEFLDRLINVALPRVRDFRGLSPNSFDNSGNYNFSVKEQIIFPEINLDKVEKIYGINITIQTTAKNANEARALLEEFRFPFQEVR; this is encoded by the coding sequence ATGGCAGCACGATTGCGTATAATATACGAAAAGGAAATTAAAAAGCGATTGATGGATAAGTTTAAATATTCATCAGTTATGCAGATACCAAAAATTGAGAAAATAGTCCTCAATGTTGGAGAGGGCGAAGCGCATTCTAATCCTAACTTGCTAAAATCTATTATTGAAGAGCTGTCGCTCATTACCGGACAAAGGGCTGTAAAGACTGTTGCTCGGAAATCAATTGCAGCGTTCAAGATTCGTGAAGGCTATGACGTGGGTGCACGTGTTACCTTACGTGGAGATAAGATGTATGAATTTTTAGATAGGCTCATTAATGTAGCTCTTCCTCGAGTTCGCGACTTCAGAGGACTATCGCCAAATTCATTTGATAATTCAGGTAATTATAATTTTTCTGTCAAAGAACAAATTATATTTCCAGAAATTAACCTTGATAAAGTTGAAAAAATCTATGGTATTAATATAACAATTCAAACAACAGCAAAAAATGCCAACGAGGCTCGTGCGTTGCTTGAAGAATTCAGATTTCCATTCCAAGAAGTGAGGTAA
- the rplN gene encoding 50S ribosomal protein L14, with protein sequence MIQVQTMLDVADNSGVKRVQCIKILGGTKRRYASVGDVIIVAVKDAHPSYGLKDSTGKKVHGKAVLRAVVVRTTKPVRRPDGSYIRFDDNAVAIIDNKGEPRGSRIFGPVARELRDRNFLKIVSLAPEVL encoded by the coding sequence ATGATTCAGGTTCAAACAATGTTAGATGTTGCCGATAACAGCGGTGTTAAAAGAGTACAATGTATAAAAATATTAGGTGGTACCAAAAGGAGATATGCATCTGTTGGTGATGTTATAATTGTTGCCGTAAAAGATGCACACCCCTCATACGGATTGAAAGACTCCACTGGGAAGAAAGTTCATGGTAAAGCTGTGCTCAGGGCTGTGGTTGTGCGGACAACAAAACCCGTACGGCGACCTGATGGTTCATATATTCGCTTTGATGATAATGCAGTGGCAATTATTGATAATAAAGGTGAGCCTAGAGGATCACGTATATTTGGACCAGTAGCACGAGAGTTGCGAGATAGGAATTTTCTTAAGATAGTTTCTTTAGCTCCAGAGGTACTATAG